The following coding sequences are from one Carassius gibelio isolate Cgi1373 ecotype wild population from Czech Republic chromosome B7, carGib1.2-hapl.c, whole genome shotgun sequence window:
- the LOC127961850 gene encoding uncharacterized protein LOC127961850: MTSISSSLSGELLQCRICLEVLTDPVTTSCGHNFCNACIKACWESGQLYLCPLCKEGFDSKPELKINVAFQKVVDHYKVHQQPKELQHQTKSFHHILCDVCSENKLRAVKSCLQCVTSFCETHLTNHKTAPRLVRHKLINPVDNLEDYICKNHDKPLEMFCRDEKTCLCLFCTETEHKTHNVVSIEEESVHKRVQLEKTQAEIKLMIQDRCNKIKEIKNLAKSIKRTNVRNKANKVELFTDLIHSIERCQSELLEVMEQKQTAAQNQAEELIKELVQEITELERRNTELEQLSHTEDHLHLLQVFSSVCSPPGVKSWTNVNINTDLLNTDILDKTLTCLKEKVNKELKIIHDITQPSVVHGINFNPQTSQPSTNRIFAPSHHSLVPKSSTAMEKIDTLKTQKSSLTEISNIKTSKNQTEGKIYFTLGKTDCGLRSANKAENINKQVKVSWFGLGLNTIQQLYGVDVILDPNTAHPKLFLSKDGKQVSHGGSWRDVPNNPERFDLSACVLGKDGYSCGRFYFVVQVGDKTEWDLGMARESIKRKGKITVCPEKGFWCIWLRNGGEYMANDYCPVPLSLKDKPQKVGVFVDYEEGLVSFYNVETKALIYSFTGQSFTEKIYPFFSPCNKRGDINSKPLIIHTLLTQLKMNRYSLEMADHTKTEHSQNTSNVLCDACHGNQKLSAVKSCLQCVTSFCETHLENHKTAARLIKHKLIDPVDNLEDYICVKHEKPLELFCRDDQTFLCPICIEIGHKAHNIVPIEQESGDQRAQLEKTQAKVKMMIQDRIKKTEEIKSSEKNNNVKSLTALIERCLSELLEVIGEKQKAEEKQAEELLKELEQEMTELKSRETALEQLSHTEDHLHLLRTCSSVCSLPQVKSRTSNITDMNIDLTTEIFEKALQGLQENIKMELKKFFEIIYCPHRPSVVQESSASDSVPSHPLLMSESSTVMEEKDVSAILSTKQGTLTEISNTTTSNVQTENKIYFSKSSTPSPKRVEKMNKKGAVTDKTDIYRIEHFFALKSLTKCFIVPDLSTIKKHYAVNVILDPKTAHPKLILSKDRKQVKHSGSWRDVPNNPERFDSSSCVLGKDGFSCGKIYYEVEVGEKTEWDLGMARESIERKGKVTVCPENGFWSIWLRNGDEYVANESCPVPLSLKDKPQKVGVFVDYEEGLVSFYNVETKALIYSFTGQSFTEKIYPFFSPCNKRGDVNTKPLIIY; this comes from the exons ATGACTTCCATCAGTTCATCCCTCTCTGGTGAGCTGCTCCAGTGCCGTATATGTCTGGAGGTGCTCACTGACCCAGTCACCACTTCATGTGGACACAACTTCTGCAATGCTTGTATAAAGGCATGCTGGGAGAGTGGACAGCTCTATCTTTGCCCTCTCTGTAAGGAAGGATTTGATAGTAAGCcagaattgaaaataaatgtagcatttcaaAAGGTTGTTGACCATTACAAGGTGCATCAACAGCCAAAGGAACTCCAACACCAAACAAAATCGTTTCATCACATTTTATGCGACGTCTGCTCTGAAAACAAGCTAAGGGCAGTAAAGTCTTGTTTGCAGTGTGTAACATCTTTCTGTGAGACTCACCTGACCAATCATAAAACCGCACCAAGGCTTGTAAGGCACAAACTGATCAACCCCGTGGACAACCTGGAAGATTATATCTGCAAAAATCATGATAAACCACTGGAGATGTTCTGCAGGGACGAAAAGACCTGTCTGTGTCTGTTTTGCACTGAAACAGAACATAAAACTCACAATGTTGTTTCTATTGAAGAAGAAAGTGTACACAAGAGG GTCCAACTGGAAAAGACACAGGCAGAAATAAAGCTGATGATCCAGGACAGATGTAATAAGATTAAGGAGATAAAAAACTTGGCAAAGTCCATCAAG AGGACCAATGTgagaaataaagcaaataaagttGAGCTGTTTACTGATTTGATCCACTCCATTGAGAGATGTCAGTCTGAGCTGCTGGAGGTGATGGAGCAGAAGCAGACAGCAGCACAGAATCAGGCTGAAGAGCTGATTAAAGAGCTGGTGCAGGAAATCACTGAACTGGAGAGAAGAaacactgagctggagcagctctcACACACTGAGGATCACCTGCACCTCCTACAG GTCTTCTCATCTGTGTGCAGCCCCCCAGGAGTCAAGAGCTGGACTAACGTCAACATTAACACAGATCTACTTAACACAGACATTCTGGATAAAACTCTTACTTGCCTCAAGGAAAAAGTCAACAAGGAACTGAAAATAATCCATGATATCA CTCAACCATCTGTTGTTCACGGAATCAACTTCAATCCCCAAACATCACAACCTTCAACCAATAGGATATTTGCTCCCTCCCATCATTCACTGGTACCTAAAAGTTCTACAGCGATGGAGAAAATAGATACGTTGAAAACACAGAAGAGCAGCCTGACagagatttcaaatattaaaacaagcaaaaatcaGACAGAGGGCAAAATCTACTTTACTCTGGGTAAAACAGACTGTGGCCTTCGCTCGGCGAATAAAGcagaaaatattaataagcaaGTGAAGGTCTCATGGTTTGGTCTGGGTCTAAATACAATACAGCAACTTTACGGAG TGGATGTGATTTTGGATCCTAACACAGCTCATCCTAAACTCTTCCTGTCTAAAGATGGGAAACAAGTGAGTCATGGTGGATCCTGGAGAGATGTTCCCAATAACCCTGAGAGATTTGACTTGTCTGCTTGTGTCCTGGGAAAGGATGGGTATTCCTGTGGGAGGTTTTACTTTGTGGTCCAAGTCGGTGATAAGACTGAATGGGACTTAGGGATGGCTCGGGAGTCCATTAAGAGAAAGGGGAAAATAACAGTGTGCCCAGAGAAAGGATTTTGGTGTATTTGGCTTAGAAATGGGGGTGAATATATGGCTAATGATTATTGTCCCGTTCCTCTTTCTCTGAAAGACAAACCCCAGAAGGTGGGAGTGTTTGTGGATTATGAGGAGGGTCTGGTCTCCTTCTACAATGTGGAGACCAAGGCTCTTATCTACTCCTTCACTGGTCAGTCTTTCACTGAAAAAATCTATCCATTTTTCAGCCCTTGCAACAAAAGAGGAGATATTAACTCAAAGCCTCTGATTATCCATACT CTTTTGACACAACTGAAAATGAACAGATATTCATTAGAGATGGCTGATCACACAAAGACGGAACACAGTCAAAACACATCTAATGTTCTGTGTGATGCCTGCCATGGAAATCAAAAACTCAGCGCAGTAAAATCATGCTTGCAATGTGTAACATCCTTCTGTGAGACTCACTTGGAAAATCACAAAACAGCAGCAAGGCTCATAAAACACAAACTGATCGACCCCGTGGACAACCTGGAAGATTATATTTGTGTAAAACATGAAAAACCTCTGGAGTTATTCTGCAGAGATGACCAGACATTTCTCTGTCCTATCTGCATAGAAATAGGACACAAAGCACACAACATTGTTCCTATAGAACAAGAGAGTGGAGATCAGAGG GCTCAGCTGGAAAAGACACAAGCAAAAGTCAAGATGATGATCCAGGATAGAATAAAGAAGACAGAGGAGATAAAAAGCTCTGAAAAG AACAACAATGTTAAAAGTCTCACCGCTCTGATTGAGAGATGTCTGTCTGAGCTGCTGGAGGTGATCGGGGAGAAGCAGAAAGCAGAAGAAAAGCAGGCTGAAGAGCTGCTTAAAGAGCTGGAGCAAGAAATGACTGAGCTCAAGAGCAGAGAGACGGCGCTGGAGCAGCTCTCACACACTGAGGATCACCTGCACCTCCTACGG ACTTGCTCATCTGTGTGCAGCCTTCCACAAGTCAAGTCCCGGACCAGCAACATTACTGATATGAATATAGATCTGACCACAGAAATCTTTGAGAAAGCTCTCCAGGGCCTTCAGGAAAACATCAAAATGGAACTGAAGAAATTCTTTGAAATCA TCTACTGTCCACACAGACCTTCAGTTGTTCAAGAGTCTTCCGCCTCAGATTCTGTTCCTTCTCATCCTTTACTGATGTCTGAAAGTTCTACAGTGATGGAGGAAAAAGATGTTTCTGCTATCCTGAGCACAAAGCAGGGCACTCTGACAGAAATTTCAAATACTACAACAAGCAATGTTCAGACAGAAAACAAAATCTACTTCAGCAAGAGCAGCACTCCTTCACCAAAAAGAGTggaaaagatgaataaaaaaggTGCTGTAACTGATAAGACAGACATATACAGAATAGAACACTTTTTTGCTTTAAAGTCTTTAACTAAGTGCTTTATTGTGC CAGATCTGAGTACAATAAAGAAACATTATGCAG TGAATGTGATATTGGATCCTAAAACAGCTCATCCTAAACTCATCCTGTCTAAGGACAGAAAACAAGTGAAGCATAGTGGATCCTGGAGAGATGTTCCCAATAACCCTGAGAGATTTGACTCGTCTTCTTGTGTCCTGGGAAAGGATGGGTTTTCCTGTGGGAAAATTTATTATGAGGTTGAAGTCGGTGAAAAAACTGAATGGGACTTAGGTATGGCTAGAGAGTCCATTGAGAGAAAGGGGAAAGTAACAGTGTGCCCAGAGAATGGATTTTGGAGTATTTGGCTTAGAAATGGAGATGAATATGTGGCTAATGAATCTTGCCCCGTTCCTCTTTCTCTGAAAGACAAACCCCAGAAAGTGGGAGTGTTTGTGGATTATGAGGAGGGTCTGGTCTCCTTCTACAATGTGGAGACCAAGGCTCTTATCTACTCCTTCACTGGTCAGTCTTTCACTGAAAAAATCTATCCATTTTTCAGCCCTTGCAACAAGCGAGGAGATGTGAACACAAAGCCTCTGATTATCTACTAG